The following are encoded in a window of Alphaproteobacteria bacterium genomic DNA:
- a CDS encoding ATP phosphoribosyltransferase regulatory subunit, giving the protein MTDRSEMALLPAGLADKLPPAAAHEAVLIDSLIACFGAHGYQRVSPPLVEFEENLLRDADADMAADTFRIMDPVSQRMMGLRSDMTMQVARIAASRLRLQPRPLRLCYAGDVLRVRGTQLRPERQFAQVGAELIGAAGEAADVRADVEMITLAAEGLAALGIDRISIDVGSPSLLRSVFHAFDLDPEELSRIRDALDHKDVAAVSAHANSAAPLLSRLLDAAGPAQAALEALAAIDLPDAARRDADRLAEVVGLVAARSPDLTLTVDPVENRGFEYHTASSFTIFAAGVRGELGRGGRYVAGHDRMGDEPGTGFSLFMDSVMRARPETAAPGGVFLPVGTTSEDARRLRAEGWITVAGLDAEVEPVAEARRLGCSHVFQGNAAVSVEG; this is encoded by the coding sequence ATGACCGATCGATCCGAGATGGCTCTGTTGCCGGCGGGCTTGGCCGACAAATTGCCGCCCGCGGCCGCCCACGAGGCGGTGCTTATCGATTCGCTGATCGCATGCTTCGGCGCCCACGGCTATCAGCGGGTGAGCCCGCCATTGGTCGAGTTCGAGGAAAACCTGCTGCGCGACGCCGACGCCGATATGGCCGCCGACACGTTCCGCATCATGGATCCGGTCTCGCAGCGCATGATGGGGCTGCGCTCCGACATGACCATGCAGGTGGCGCGAATCGCGGCCAGCCGGCTCCGCTTGCAGCCGCGCCCGCTGCGCCTCTGTTATGCCGGTGACGTGCTGCGCGTTCGCGGCACGCAGCTCAGGCCGGAGCGGCAATTCGCCCAGGTCGGAGCGGAGCTCATCGGTGCCGCGGGCGAGGCGGCGGACGTCAGGGCCGATGTCGAGATGATCACGTTGGCCGCCGAAGGCTTGGCCGCTCTGGGTATCGATCGCATCAGTATCGATGTCGGGTCGCCGTCGCTGCTGCGGTCGGTCTTTCACGCCTTCGATCTCGATCCGGAGGAGCTGTCGCGGATCCGCGACGCGCTCGACCACAAGGACGTTGCCGCCGTTTCGGCGCATGCGAACAGCGCCGCGCCGCTGTTGTCCCGGTTGTTGGATGCGGCCGGACCCGCCCAAGCCGCGCTCGAGGCGCTGGCGGCGATCGATCTGCCCGACGCGGCACGGCGCGACGCCGATCGGCTGGCCGAGGTCGTCGGTCTCGTCGCCGCGCGGTCGCCGGATCTCACGCTGACCGTGGACCCGGTCGAAAACCGCGGCTTCGAATACCACACCGCGTCGTCGTTCACGATCTTCGCCGCCGGCGTCCGCGGCGAGTTGGGGCGCGGCGGACGCTACGTCGCCGGTCACGACCGCATGGGCGACGAGCCAGGGACAGGATTCTCGCTGTTCATGGACTCGGTGATGCGCGCGCGTCCGGAGACCGCCGCGCCGGGCGGCGTTTTTCTGCCGGTCGGGACGACCAGTGAAGACGCCCGCCGGCTAAGGGCCGAAGGCTGGATCACGGTCGCCGGGCTCGACGCCGAGGTCGAACCGGTCGCCGAGGCGCGCCGTCTCGGCTGCAGCCATGTCTTCCAAGGCAATGCCGCGGTTTCGGTGGAAGGGTAG
- a CDS encoding adenylosuccinate synthase, which yields MANVVVVGSQWGDEGKGKIVDWLSERAEVVVRFQGGHNAGHTLVINGQTYKLSLLPSGVVRPGKLSIIGNGVVVDPWALLGEIETLRGQGVEISPDNLKVAENAPLILPLHVRIDKAREEARGSERIGTTGRGIGPAYEDKVARRAIRICDLGYPETLGRKVDALIAHHNAFLRGIGQDEIERGPLIEALTEVAPQLLPFADCVWQRLDRWRSEGRRILFEGAQGALLDVDHGTYPFVTSSNTVAGLAAVGSGMGPGSLGYVLGITKAYTTRVGSGPFPTELEDEIGRTLGERGREFGTVTGRQRRCGWFDAVLVRQSAKIGGINGIALTKLDVLDGFANIKVCVAYRHRGETLHHMPAAGAVQGDLEPVYEEMEGWRESTRGARSWADLPATAIKYIRRIEELIEAPVALLSTSPERDDTILVRDPFAN from the coding sequence ATGGCGAACGTGGTCGTGGTCGGCTCCCAGTGGGGCGACGAGGGAAAAGGCAAGATCGTCGACTGGCTCTCGGAGCGCGCTGAAGTCGTGGTCCGCTTCCAGGGTGGCCACAATGCCGGCCATACCCTGGTCATTAACGGTCAGACCTACAAGCTCAGCCTGTTGCCGTCGGGGGTCGTGCGGCCCGGTAAGCTGTCGATCATCGGCAACGGCGTGGTGGTCGATCCCTGGGCGCTGCTCGGCGAGATCGAAACCTTGCGGGGGCAGGGCGTCGAGATCTCACCGGACAATCTGAAGGTCGCCGAAAACGCCCCGCTGATCCTGCCGCTTCATGTCCGCATCGACAAAGCTCGCGAGGAGGCACGCGGCAGCGAGCGGATCGGCACCACCGGCCGCGGTATCGGGCCCGCCTATGAGGATAAGGTGGCGCGCCGGGCGATTCGAATTTGCGACCTCGGCTACCCCGAAACCCTCGGCCGTAAGGTCGATGCCTTGATCGCCCATCACAACGCGTTCCTGCGCGGTATCGGGCAGGATGAAATCGAGCGCGGGCCACTAATCGAAGCTCTCACGGAGGTCGCGCCGCAATTGCTGCCCTTCGCCGATTGCGTTTGGCAGCGGCTCGATCGCTGGCGCTCGGAGGGACGGCGCATTCTTTTCGAGGGCGCGCAGGGCGCGCTGCTCGATGTCGATCACGGAACCTATCCCTTCGTGACCTCGTCGAACACGGTCGCCGGCCTGGCCGCGGTCGGGAGCGGCATGGGCCCGGGATCCCTCGGCTACGTGCTCGGCATCACCAAGGCCTATACGACGCGGGTCGGCAGCGGGCCGTTTCCGACCGAGTTGGAGGACGAGATTGGCCGGACGTTGGGTGAACGCGGGCGCGAATTCGGCACCGTCACCGGCCGCCAGCGCCGCTGCGGCTGGTTCGACGCCGTCCTGGTTCGGCAATCGGCGAAGATCGGCGGCATCAACGGCATCGCGTTGACCAAGCTCGACGTCCTCGACGGGTTTGCCAACATCAAGGTTTGCGTCGCCTATCGCCATCGCGGCGAAACCCTGCATCACATGCCCGCCGCCGGCGCGGTCCAGGGAGACCTGGAACCGGTCTACGAGGAAATGGAGGGCTGGCGGGAAAGCACGCGGGGCGCGCGGTCATGGGCCGATCTGCCGGCGACGGCGATCAAATACATTCGCCGCATCGAGGAGTTGATCGAAGCTCCGGTGGCGCTGCTGTCGACTAGTCCCGAACGCGACGATACGATCCTGGTTCGCGACCCGTTTGCTAATTAA
- a CDS encoding sulfotransferase — MSGEAPNHAAWIARFIALPRSERWYRSLFPADHDGPIGEITPAYATLDEAEIDHIRALIPGLKLIYILRNPIEQSWSLINRRYLLERYGSIDKMPPHLISEYLFGPEAQRRTNYAAILDRWRARFGSAQIYVSFYDELVRDPDLFLNNILDFLAVPHLPAEEVYRGRNNVSRGDPIPPDYLARLAESHRANVVSAHEMFDNADTARWLEMTEVALEAGAD; from the coding sequence ATGTCCGGCGAGGCGCCGAATCACGCCGCCTGGATCGCCCGCTTCATCGCGCTGCCCCGCAGCGAGCGATGGTATCGAAGCCTCTTCCCGGCCGATCATGATGGCCCGATCGGCGAGATCACCCCGGCCTATGCCACGCTCGATGAAGCGGAAATCGACCATATTCGGGCGCTGATTCCGGGCCTAAAGCTCATCTACATCCTGCGCAATCCGATCGAGCAGTCGTGGTCGCTGATCAACCGCCGCTACCTTCTCGAACGCTATGGCTCGATCGACAAGATGCCGCCGCATTTGATTTCGGAATACCTGTTCGGACCCGAGGCGCAGCGCCGGACCAACTATGCTGCGATCCTCGACCGGTGGCGGGCAAGGTTCGGGTCGGCGCAGATCTATGTCTCGTTCTATGACGAACTGGTTCGCGATCCGGATCTGTTTCTCAACAATATTCTCGATTTTCTCGCCGTTCCCCACCTGCCGGCCGAAGAGGTCTACCGCGGCCGCAACAATGTGAGCCGCGGCGACCCCATTCCGCCGGACTATCTGGCACGATTGGCCGAGAGCCACCGCGCCAACGTCGTGTCGGCGCACGAAATGTTCGACAACGCCGATACGGCGCGATGGTTGGAGATGACCGAGGTCGCGCTCGAAGCGGGCGCGGATTAA
- the rpoH gene encoding RNA polymerase sigma factor RpoH, with protein MATPRVPTLTAESNLTRYLQEIRKFPMLEQEQEYMLAKRWREHDDSDAAHQLVTSHLRLVAKIAMGYRGYGLPINEIISEGNVGLMQAVKRFEPDRGFRLATYAMWWIRASIQEYILHSWSLVKIGTTAAQKKLFFNLRKVKGQLKAYEEGDLTAEHVTEIADRLNVSEAEVVSMNRRLAAQDNSLNAPLREDGDGEWIDWLVDDEQDAETRLADSEELDNRRQMLSKSMSTLNERERHILTERRLKDNPTTLEDLSKVYGISRERVRQIEVRAFEKLQKAMKNLTIEQRVNA; from the coding sequence ATGGCGACTCCTCGAGTGCCAACACTGACAGCCGAAAGCAATCTGACCCGCTACCTCCAGGAGATTCGGAAGTTTCCGATGCTGGAGCAAGAGCAGGAATACATGCTCGCCAAACGGTGGCGCGAACATGACGACAGCGATGCCGCGCACCAGTTGGTGACCAGCCATTTGCGCCTGGTCGCAAAGATCGCGATGGGCTATCGCGGCTACGGCCTGCCGATCAACGAGATCATATCCGAAGGCAATGTCGGCCTGATGCAGGCGGTCAAGCGCTTCGAGCCGGACCGCGGGTTCCGCCTCGCAACCTATGCGATGTGGTGGATCCGGGCGTCGATCCAGGAATACATCCTGCACTCCTGGTCGCTGGTCAAGATCGGCACCACCGCCGCCCAGAAGAAGCTGTTTTTCAACCTGCGCAAGGTCAAAGGCCAATTGAAGGCCTATGAAGAGGGCGACCTGACCGCCGAACACGTCACCGAGATCGCCGATCGGCTGAACGTGTCGGAGGCCGAAGTCGTATCGATGAACCGGCGATTGGCGGCCCAGGATAACTCGCTCAACGCGCCGCTGCGCGAGGACGGCGACGGTGAGTGGATCGATTGGCTTGTCGACGACGAGCAGGACGCCGAAACGCGGCTCGCCGACAGCGAGGAATTGGACAACCGCCGCCAGATGCTGAGCAAGTCGATGAGCACCCTCAATGAGCGCGAACGGCACATCCTCACCGAGCGCCGTCTCAAGGACAACCCGACGACCCTCGAGGATTTGAGCAAGGTCTATGGCATCTCGCGGGAGCGCGTCCGGCAGATCGAGGTCCGCGCCTTCGAGAAACTACAGAAGGCGATGAAGAACCTGACCATCGAGCAACGGGTCAACGCCTGA